A stretch of Pygocentrus nattereri isolate fPygNat1 chromosome 8, fPygNat1.pri, whole genome shotgun sequence DNA encodes these proteins:
- the si:rp71-1d10.5 gene encoding transmembrane protein 216 has product MVSNMAVHGRHPILSSMPLQVLFYLNSWYFAAFFIAEILMFVYKGVLLPYPQANLILDIVLLLLYVGLETLRLFYGWKGNLCERSLTLSISICVLVPCTVLSVYYLLLQTFVLRLEFILNAVLLCFYGLELILGLMTVSSFCRASVY; this is encoded by the exons ATGGTATCCAATATGGCGGTCCACG GAAGGCACCCCATT TTGTCCTCCATGCCTCTACAAGTCCTCTTTTATTTGAATAGCTGGTATTTTGCTGCCTTCTTCATAGCTGagattttaatgtttgtttataaag GAGTGTTGCTCCCATACCCTCAGGCAAATCTTATACTGGAcattgttcttcttcttctctacGTTGGTCTTGAAACCCTCAGACTCTTTTACG GCTGGAAGGGAAACCTGTGTGAGCGCTCCCTGACTCTGTCCATTAGTATTTGTGTTCTGGTGCCCTGCACAGTACTAAGTGTCTACTATCTGCTACTGCAGACATTTGTTCTGCGCCTGGAATTCATCCTTAATGCTGTCTTGCTCTGCTTCTACGGACTGGAGCTGATTCTGGGTTTAATGACAGTTTCCTCTTTTTGCAG GGCCTCTGTTTACTGA